Within Meleagris gallopavo isolate NT-WF06-2002-E0010 breed Aviagen turkey brand Nicholas breeding stock unplaced genomic scaffold, Turkey_5.1 ChrUn_random_7180001889569, whole genome shotgun sequence, the genomic segment AGTGCCTGGAGGCCAAGGAGCCGCCCGGCACGCCGCCGCGCCGCGCCAAGGCCAAGCGGCAGGAGGGCATCTCGCGCTTCTACGTCATCCAGGTGGTGTTCCGCAACGCGCTGGAGATCGGCTTCCTGGCCGGCCAGTACTTCTTGTACGGCTTCAACGTGCCCGCCATCTTCGAGTGCGACCGCTACCCCTGCGTCAAGGAGGTGGAGTGCTACGTGTCGCGGCCCACCGAGAAAACCGTCTTCCTGGTCTTCATGTTCGCCGTCAGCGGGATCTGCGTGCTGCTCAACCTGGCCGAGCTCAACCACCTGGGCTGGCGCAAGGTGAAGGCGGCCGTGCGCGGCGTGCAGGCGCGGCGCAAATCCTTGGTGGAGGTGCGCAAGAAGGACGGCGCCGCGTTGACCCCCGCGCCCACCCTGGGCCGCACGCAGTCCAGTGAGTCGGCCTACGTTTAAACG encodes:
- the LOC104916396 gene encoding gap junction delta-2 protein-like → LEAKEPPGTPPRRAKAKRQEGISRFYVIQVVFRNALEIGFLAGQYFLYGFNVPAIFECDRYPCVKEVECYVSRPTEKTVFLVFMFAVSGICVLLNLAELNHLGWRKVKAAVRGVQARRKSLVEVRKKDGAALTPAPTLGRTQSSESAYV